TCTCGAGCGCCGAGAGGAGCCGTTCGTTGGACATCCGGCCCGACCCCTGCCAGCGCTTGAGCGCGCCGAACTTCGCGGAGACCTGCGCGAGCCGGAAGGCCAGCGCGTCCGACCCCTTCAGCCCGAGTTCGACGATCGTCCCGACGTGGTCCGGGTCGGTGTCCTCGAGCACCGCTAGCACGTCGCTGGTCGCGATCGAGGTCGGTACCTCGAGCTCGATCCGGTAGGGGTCGGTCTCGAGGCCGACGGAGCCGCCCGCCCGCTGGCCCAGAAGCGCCGACAGTACCCGTCCGAGCGTCTCGTTGACCTTGTGACCGAACGGTGCGTTGAGTACGATCGTCCGTCCCTGCCGCTCGAGGACGAGTCGATCGGCCGTCGGCATCGGCGCCTCGCTTTCGACCTGATCTTCGAGCTGCGAGCAGGCCGCCGCGAGCGTCTCCGGAGCGGCGGGATACCGAGCTGCGAGCTCGCGGCCGACCGCGGCGGCGTCGGCACCCTGCTTCAGTTGCGGTTCGGCCACGGCACGGATCTCGCCGACCTCGCCGGCGACGGGCTCGGGAACGGGAATCTCCTGGCCGATCCAGGACGGCACTTCGCCCGCGGGGTCCTCGATCGGGCTCACTTTCACCCGGCCCTCCTCGTCGTCGATCTCGGCGATGCGCCACATCTCGCCCCGCTGGATGAACACCTCGCCGGGCTGGGCGAAGTTGACGACGAACTGCTCGTCCAAGGTCCCGATCTGGCTCCCCGAGGCGATGTCGTGGACCTCGTAGGTCTCCTCGTCGGGGATCATCGAGAGATTCGCATAGACGTACTGCCAGGTTCCCCCGGTCGTCTCGATGCGGTCCTCGCTCTCGTCGAACCAGACGATCCGGTTGCGGTGGAGCTCGCCGAGGATCTCCCGGATCGTCGCCTCTGTGACCTCCCGGAACGGGTACGCGCGGGTGATCGTCTCGACGGCGTCCTCGAGGCGGGTGTCGCCGCGACTCTGGACGAGCGCCGGCAGCTGGTTGGCGACGACGTCGAGGCTCCCCTCGTGGATCGCGGCGGGTTCGACCTCGCCGTCGCGGGCCCGTCGGGCGATCGACAGCGCCTCGAACGTGTCGTCGGGACGTGTCGTCACGATCGTCCCGCTCGAGACCTCGTCCTGGCGGTGGCCCGCGCGCCCGATCCGCTGGAGCAGGCGGGCAACCTGGCGCGGGCTCTGGTACTGGATCACGTGATCGACTCGGCCGACGTCGATCCCCAGCTCCATCGAGGACGTACACAGCAGGCCGTCGAGCTCGCCGTCCTTGAACCGGTCCTCGACGTCGATCCGGGCCTCCTTCGAGAGCGAGCCGTGGTGGACGCCGATCGGCAGCTCGAGCTCGGTGAACCGGGAGCCCAGCGCCTCGGCGGTCTGACGGGTGTTGACGAAGATCAGCGTCGACTCGTGGTCGGCGACGAGATCCCGGATCAGTCGGACGTGGCTGGCCGTCGAGGCGTCGGTGACCAGCTTCCCGGAGAGCTCCTCGTCCTCGGGCGTGATCTCGGGGTTACGAACTGTCACGTCGACGTTGCTCCCGACGTCGATCTCGCGGATCTCACAGGCTCGACCGCCGGTGAGGAACTGTCCCACCGAGTCGGGATCGCCGACCGTCGCCGAGAGTCCGATCCGTTGCATCCGCCCCGCGAGGTCGTGCAGTCGCTCGAGGGCGATCGAGAGCTGGGCTCCGCGCTTCGAGGCCGCGAGCTCGTGGACCTCGTCGATCACGACGTGGGAGAGATCCGCAAGCGCCTCCCGGAGCCGCTCGCCCGTGAGCATTGCCTGGACCGTCTCGGGGGTCGTGATCAGCACGTCGGGCGGGTCTTCGGCCTGCTTGCTGCGCTGGTAGTCGGTCGTGTCGCCGTGGCGGACGTCGACCTCCAGATCAAGGTACTCACCCCACCACTCGAGGCGTTCGCGCATGTCGCGGTTGAGCGCCCGCAGCGGCGTCACGTACAGTGCACCCAGCCCCTCCGGTCGCCGCTCGACCAGGTGGTCGAAGACGGGCAACATCGCCGTCTCGGTCTTGCCGCTCCCGGTCGGGGCGATAACCAGCGTGTTCTCGCCGGCCGACAGCGGCGGAATCGCCAGCCGCTGGGGCGCCGTCGGCGTCGAGAACCCCCGCTCGGAAAGCGCCCCGCGGACCGTCGACCCGAGGTGCGTGAACGCGGCGACGTCTCCCTCAGTCATCGACGCTCCTACGGACGTAGGGCGGATAAGCGCCACGTTCTCCGTTCGACTCGCGGTCAGAAATTTCGACGGTTACCCCCCGCGAAGCTTCTCGGCGACGTCCTCGTCGACGGTCATTTCACCCGGCGTCGCCGGCTCCGTCTGGACCTCGTCGGTCGCGCGTTCGTCGACCACTTCGGTCGACCGTGGCTCCGCTGTCATGTCGGCGTTCAACCGCTCGTCGTCGATCGGCTCGTCGCCGTCGGCGGTCCGGTCCGGCCCTCGCGGCGTCGATTTTCCTCGACGCCGCCGCACGCTGTCTGCGACCGCGGACGGGCCGCTCGATTCGAGACGACGGCCGACCGCGTCGGCGACCAGGACGGCGCCGACGCCGACGATCGCCAGGCCGACGGCGCGAGCGCCGATCGATCGTTCCGTCGCGAGCGGTCGACGGTTCGACTGCTCCCCGTACAGGGTTCGAAGACGCATCGTCCGTTCTATCCGCGGTACCGGTAAGTCGGTTCGGCCCGCGAGAGCAAGCCCACTAGTATCCAGCTAATCCGCTGTATCTGATCCCTAATGGCGCTTTAATAACCGAATAGTCTACAGTGACGTTCGTCTATATCATTTTAGATGAAATTCAGTAATATAGAACAATCTCGGTACTGGACTTGTTCTCGATCGATCGATCGAGGACGGAGGGAACCATGAGCCGCGACAGCCGGCTTCTCGCCGTCGGTGCTCTCGTGGTGCTGGCGGGCGTCCTCGCGACGGCGTTTCTCGTCGGCGGGACCGCTGCCGTCGGCACCGACGACGCCTCGACTGGAGACGAGTTCGAGACGAACGCCGCGTCCTCGACGACCGTCTCCGAGCCCGCGGCCGAGGTTCCGGTCCCCGAACCGGGCGACGAGTACTACGAGGCGGCCGCACCCGACGGGAGCTGGATCAGCTACATCAATCCTCGAGACGAGTACCGGAGCCCCTACCTCGGCGACGGCTCCGGGAAGATCTGCGTGACACTCGTCAACGAGGCGGGCGACCCGGTCGTCGGCGAGAGCGTCCCGAACACGACCGCGACGATTTCGACCGGGGAGGAGCTCGAGTGGCACCCCGACGCGGATCCGATGACCGTCGAGTATCCCGTGACCGACAACTACGACCGTCCGCTCGACGCCGACCAGTTCGGAACGAGTGCGGAGCTCCCGCAGGGTGACGGCTATATGGACTCCCACTGCATCGAGATGCACGGCCAGCCCGAGGACGGAACGATCGAGTACGGCGAGGTCGAGCTCACCGGCGAGCACGCCG
This genomic window from Natronococcus occultus SP4 contains:
- a CDS encoding DEAD/DEAH box helicase; this encodes MTEGDVAAFTHLGSTVRGALSERGFSTPTAPQRLAIPPLSAGENTLVIAPTGSGKTETAMLPVFDHLVERRPEGLGALYVTPLRALNRDMRERLEWWGEYLDLEVDVRHGDTTDYQRSKQAEDPPDVLITTPETVQAMLTGERLREALADLSHVVIDEVHELAASKRGAQLSIALERLHDLAGRMQRIGLSATVGDPDSVGQFLTGGRACEIREIDVGSNVDVTVRNPEITPEDEELSGKLVTDASTASHVRLIRDLVADHESTLIFVNTRQTAEALGSRFTELELPIGVHHGSLSKEARIDVEDRFKDGELDGLLCTSSMELGIDVGRVDHVIQYQSPRQVARLLQRIGRAGHRQDEVSSGTIVTTRPDDTFEALSIARRARDGEVEPAAIHEGSLDVVANQLPALVQSRGDTRLEDAVETITRAYPFREVTEATIREILGELHRNRIVWFDESEDRIETTGGTWQYVYANLSMIPDEETYEVHDIASGSQIGTLDEQFVVNFAQPGEVFIQRGEMWRIAEIDDEEGRVKVSPIEDPAGEVPSWIGQEIPVPEPVAGEVGEIRAVAEPQLKQGADAAAVGRELAARYPAAPETLAAACSQLEDQVESEAPMPTADRLVLERQGRTIVLNAPFGHKVNETLGRVLSALLGQRAGGSVGLETDPYRIELEVPTSIATSDVLAVLEDTDPDHVGTIVELGLKGSDALAFRLAQVSAKFGALKRWQGSGRMSNERLLSALENTPMYDESIREVFHEDLDVDRAARVLEDVQSGELELITHRGRTPVGLGGRSSGKELLAPENADASVIETVKERIRDDRVILFCTHCHGWKAKTKVRRVADQPECPECGSTRIASLNPWADEVVQAIRADEKDEDQEEMTERAFHSASLVQSHGKQAVIAMAARGVGPHNAARIISKLREDEADFYRDILSKEREYARTQSFWD
- a CDS encoding flagellar basal body-associated FliL family protein, with protein sequence MSRDSRLLAVGALVVLAGVLATAFLVGGTAAVGTDDASTGDEFETNAASSTTVSEPAAEVPVPEPGDEYYEAAAPDGSWISYINPRDEYRSPYLGDGSGKICVTLVNEAGDPVVGESVPNTTATISTGEELEWHPDADPMTVEYPVTDNYDRPLDADQFGTSAELPQGDGYMDSHCIEMHGQPEDGTIEYGEVELTGEHADDIEVVGYIQQAHEAWDSDVDPIEDAESYEDAGGGWTYKTDGSHGQAVAVLQLTGEAGESKDGNESTDGDDETSESDGADEIDANGSNGDDSGSDDGATNDSENDTGSNDDGDDADGLPGFGTAVAVIALAAVAVGLSRR